The Thermoplasmatales archaeon genome includes a window with the following:
- a CDS encoding nucleotide pyrophosphohydrolase yields MNGIIEEIEFFIKERDWNKYHTPKNIAISISIEANELLEKFQWNDISFDEIISNEKIRDEIADELADVFIYSLIFLDKAKMSFEEIIKRKIGRNREKYPINQ; encoded by the coding sequence ATTAATGGAATTATTGAAGAAATAGAATTTTTTATAAAGGAAAGAGATTGGAACAAATATCACACCCCAAAAAATATTGCAATATCTATATCCATAGAGGCAAATGAATTGCTGGAAAAATTTCAGTGGAATGATATATCTTTTGATGAAATAATAAGTAATGAAAAAATAAGAGATGAGATAGCGGATGAATTGGCGGATGTATTCATATATTCGCTTATTTTTTTGGATAAAGCAAAGATGAGCTTTGAAGAAATTATAAAAAGAAAAATAGGGAGAAATAGGGAGAAATATCCTATAAACCAGTAG
- a CDS encoding 2TM domain-containing protein, producing the protein MKIEELERIAIKRAEGKIAFYTHLIIYIVVNIFLFVIWYLVSGGFPWFIFSLFGWGIGLITHFIHAFSSTFVDKLVKKEYEKLKK; encoded by the coding sequence ATGAAAATCGAAGAGCTTGAAAGAATAGCTATAAAAAGGGCAGAGGGAAAAATAGCATTCTATACCCATCTCATAATATATATAGTTGTGAATATATTCCTTTTCGTAATATGGTATCTTGTATCTGGCGGATTTCCATGGTTTATTTTTTCATTGTTTGGATGGGGCATAGGTTTAATAACCCACTTTATTCATGCCTTCTCTTCAACTTTTGTTGATAAATTGGTTAAAAAAGAATATGAAAAGTTAAAGAAATGA
- a CDS encoding DNA-directed RNA polymerase subunit P, producing the protein MIIYVCAKCGERVEIDFERMGMRCPKCGGKIFYKERGPVAKDIKAR; encoded by the coding sequence ATGATAATATATGTATGTGCTAAATGCGGGGAAAGAGTGGAAATTGATTTCGAGAGAATGGGAATGAGATGCCCTAAATGTGGAGGGAAAATATTTTATAAAGAGCGAGGGCCCGTTGCAAAGGATATAAAAGCAAGATGA
- the rpl37A gene encoding 50S ribosomal protein L37Ae translates to MRTKKVKSAGKFGVRYGVKTRHIYREIDEKQRLKYVCPKCGRKRVKRESTGIWVCKKCNTKFAGGAYVPETIVKAGVEQTIKSILGEK, encoded by the coding sequence ATGAGAACAAAGAAAGTTAAATCTGCTGGTAAATTTGGAGTAAGATATGGAGTAAAAACCCGCCATATATATCGTGAGATTGATGAGAAGCAGAGGCTAAAATATGTGTGCCCGAAATGCGGTAGAAAAAGAGTTAAGCGAGAGAGTACAGGAATATGGGTATGCAAAAAATGTAATACAAAATTTGCGGGAGGGGCATATGTGCCTGAGACAATAGTTAAAGCGGGTGTTGAGCAAACAATAAAAAGCATATTGGGTGAAAAATGA